The following are encoded in a window of Streptomyces sp. SAT1 genomic DNA:
- a CDS encoding MBL fold metallo-hydrolase: MTDAAALPGQPRGGALSGPATARAVNVLAPNASAMTLDGTNTWILSEPGSDLAVVIDPGPLDEGHLRRVVATAEQAGRRIALTLLTHGHPDHAEGAARFAELTRTRVRALDPALRLGDEGLAAGDVISVGGLELRVVPTPGHTADSLCFHLPADRAVLTGDTILGRGTTVVAHPDGRLGDYLDSLRRLRSLTVDDGVHTVLPGHGPVLEDAQGAVEFYLAHRAHRLAQVETAVEDGHRGPAEVVAHVYADVDRSLWPAAELSVRAQLEYLREHGLI, from the coding sequence ATGACGGACGCAGCAGCGCTCCCCGGGCAGCCCCGCGGCGGTGCGCTCTCCGGGCCCGCCACCGCGCGGGCGGTCAACGTCCTCGCGCCCAACGCCTCCGCCATGACCCTGGACGGCACCAACACCTGGATCCTCTCCGAGCCCGGCTCGGACCTGGCGGTGGTGATCGATCCCGGACCGCTGGACGAGGGCCACCTGCGCCGGGTCGTCGCCACCGCCGAGCAGGCGGGCCGGCGCATAGCCCTGACCCTCCTGACCCACGGTCACCCCGACCACGCCGAGGGTGCCGCCCGCTTCGCCGAACTGACCCGCACGCGCGTGCGTGCCCTCGACCCGGCCCTGCGGCTGGGCGACGAAGGACTGGCGGCCGGTGACGTGATCTCGGTGGGCGGCCTGGAACTGCGGGTCGTCCCGACACCCGGCCACACCGCCGACTCGCTCTGCTTCCACCTCCCGGCCGACCGGGCGGTGCTCACCGGCGACACGATCCTGGGGCGCGGTACGACCGTCGTCGCCCACCCGGACGGACGGCTCGGCGACTATCTGGACTCGCTGCGGCGGCTCAGGTCCCTGACCGTCGACGACGGCGTGCACACGGTCCTGCCGGGCCACGGGCCGGTTCTGGAGGACGCCCAGGGCGCCGTCGAGTTCTACCTGGCCCACCGCGCGCACCGGCTGGCCCAGGTCGAGACGGCGGTCGAGGACGGCCACCGCGGGCCCGCCGAGGTCGTCGCCCACGTGTACGCCGACGTGGACCGCTCCCTGTGGCCGGCCGCCGAGCTGTCGGTCCGGGCCCAGCTGGAGTACCTGCGCGAGCACGGGCTCATCTAG
- a CDS encoding NUDIX hydrolase, giving the protein MANGQANGQWFPPDWPDRIRALADGTLTPAAPRRAATVMLLRDTDAGPAVHMLRRRASMAFAGGAYAYPGGGVDPRDDDQQVRWAGPTRAWWADRLGVDDAAAAQAIVCAAVRETYEESGVLLAGPGDDSVGDTTGPGWEADRAALVARELSFAEFLDRRGLTLRSDLLGAWARWITPEFEPRRYDTWFFVAALPEGQRTRNASTEADRTVWIRPQDAAAGYDKGELLMMPPTVATLRRLLPCASAARALEAAGDQDLTPVLARARLVGDEVELSWPGHDEFTRHVPADGTPPGQETRA; this is encoded by the coding sequence ATGGCGAATGGGCAGGCGAACGGGCAGTGGTTCCCTCCGGACTGGCCGGACCGCATCCGCGCGCTCGCGGACGGCACCCTCACCCCGGCCGCGCCCAGACGGGCGGCCACCGTCATGCTCCTGCGGGACACCGACGCCGGTCCCGCCGTGCACATGCTGCGCCGACGCGCCTCCATGGCCTTCGCCGGGGGCGCGTACGCGTACCCGGGCGGCGGCGTCGATCCGCGCGACGACGACCAGCAGGTGCGCTGGGCGGGTCCCACGCGCGCGTGGTGGGCCGACCGGCTCGGCGTGGACGACGCGGCGGCGGCCCAGGCGATCGTCTGCGCGGCCGTCCGGGAGACGTACGAGGAGTCGGGTGTCCTGCTCGCCGGGCCCGGCGACGACTCCGTCGGCGACACCACGGGCCCCGGCTGGGAGGCCGACCGCGCCGCCCTGGTCGCGCGGGAGCTGTCCTTCGCGGAGTTCCTCGACCGCCGCGGCCTGACCCTGCGCTCGGACCTGCTGGGCGCCTGGGCGCGCTGGATCACGCCCGAGTTCGAACCCCGCCGCTACGACACCTGGTTCTTCGTGGCCGCCCTGCCCGAGGGCCAGCGCACCCGCAACGCCTCCACGGAGGCCGACCGCACGGTGTGGATCCGGCCCCAGGACGCGGCGGCCGGATACGACAAGGGTGAGCTGCTGATGATGCCGCCGACCGTCGCCACCCTGCGCCGGCTGCTGCCCTGCGCCAGCGCGGCGCGGGCGCTGGAGGCGGCCGGGGACCAGGACCTGACCCCCGTGCTCGCCCGCGCCCGCCTGGTGGGCGACGAGGTCGAGCTGTCCTGGCCGGGCCACGACGAGTTCACCCGGCACGTCCCGGCCGACGGCACCCCGCCCGGTCAGGAGACCCGCGCATGA
- a CDS encoding MarP family serine protease gives MNVLDILLLVAAVWFAVVGYRQGFVVGILSVIGFLGGGLVAVYALPVIWDALTDHTPVSTTAAVVAVVVVIICASVGQALTTHLGNKLRVHITWSPARALDATGGAVVNVLAMLLVAWLIGSALGGTTIPTLGKEVRTSQVLLGVSRVMPQQADTWFADFTSVLAQNGFPQVFSPFTDEPITDVQPPDPALRDSAVARSAKRSVVKVVGTASSCGKVLEGSGFVFGPRRVMTNAHVVGGVDEPTVQIGGEGRKYDAKVVLYDWHRDIAVLDVPDLKAPVLRFSDSVAHSKDGAIVAGFPENGAYDVRSARVRGRITANGPDIYHRGTVRRDVYSLYATVRQGNSGGPLLTTDGEVYGVVFAKSLDDAETGYALTAGEIEQDIAEGRTAVQQVDTDRCAM, from the coding sequence GTGAACGTGCTGGACATCCTGCTGCTGGTCGCCGCCGTGTGGTTCGCAGTCGTCGGATACCGCCAGGGATTCGTCGTCGGCATCCTGTCGGTGATCGGCTTCCTGGGCGGCGGACTGGTCGCCGTGTACGCGCTCCCGGTGATCTGGGACGCCCTGACCGACCACACACCGGTCAGTACGACCGCGGCCGTGGTCGCGGTGGTCGTCGTGATCATCTGCGCCTCGGTCGGCCAGGCCCTCACCACCCACCTCGGCAACAAGCTGCGTGTGCACATCACCTGGTCCCCGGCCCGCGCGCTGGACGCGACCGGCGGCGCCGTGGTCAACGTCCTCGCGATGCTGCTGGTCGCCTGGCTGATCGGCTCGGCCCTGGGCGGCACGACGATACCGACGCTCGGCAAGGAGGTCCGCACCTCGCAGGTGCTGCTCGGTGTCTCCCGGGTGATGCCCCAGCAGGCGGACACCTGGTTCGCGGACTTCACCTCGGTCCTCGCGCAGAACGGCTTCCCGCAGGTCTTCAGCCCGTTCACCGACGAGCCCATCACTGACGTACAGCCTCCGGACCCGGCGCTGCGCGACAGCGCGGTCGCCCGCAGCGCCAAACGGTCGGTGGTCAAGGTCGTCGGCACCGCGAGCAGTTGCGGCAAGGTGCTGGAGGGCAGCGGGTTCGTCTTCGGCCCCCGCCGCGTCATGACCAACGCCCATGTCGTCGGCGGCGTCGACGAACCCACCGTCCAGATAGGCGGCGAGGGCCGGAAGTACGACGCCAAGGTCGTGCTGTACGACTGGCACCGCGACATCGCCGTGCTCGACGTACCGGACCTGAAGGCGCCCGTGCTGCGCTTCTCCGACTCGGTCGCGCACAGCAAGGACGGCGCGATCGTCGCCGGCTTCCCGGAGAACGGCGCGTACGACGTGCGCTCCGCGCGCGTGCGCGGGCGCATCACGGCCAACGGTCCGGACATCTACCACCGCGGCACCGTCCGCCGCGACGTCTACTCGCTGTACGCGACGGTCCGCCAGGGCAACTCCGGTGGCCCGCTGCTCACCACGGACGGCGAGGTCTACGGCGTGGTGTTCGCGAAGTCCCTCGACGACGCCGAGACCGGCTACGCGCTCACGGCCGGTGAGATCGAGCAGGACATCGCCGAGGGGCGCACCGCCGTGCAGCAGGTGGACACCGACCGCTGCGCGATGTGA
- a CDS encoding nucleotidyltransferase domain-containing protein, which translates to MQDAFRPVVAAVRDRLPYAHGERLHSAYLYGSVPRGAARAGRSDLDLLVALRDEPTDADRRAARVFGAALDQEFAQIDGVGLLVYGRDRLLSEAERYDMGWFTACLCTPLLGEDLAARLPRYRPGDPLLARETNGDLARLLPRWRERIAAAEAADGTEEALRPLVRFMSRHLVRTGFTLVMGRWQGWTSDLHEMAAAFGTYHPDRAAHMAAAAAHGYDPVGDRALLRFCTDDLGPWLAAEYARVHGVKAPRP; encoded by the coding sequence GTGCAGGACGCCTTCCGGCCCGTCGTCGCGGCGGTCCGGGACCGGCTGCCGTACGCCCATGGAGAGCGGCTGCACAGCGCCTACCTCTACGGTTCCGTGCCCCGGGGCGCCGCACGCGCCGGCCGCAGCGACCTGGACCTGCTGGTCGCCCTGCGGGACGAGCCGACGGACGCCGACCGCCGGGCGGCCCGGGTGTTCGGCGCCGCCCTCGATCAGGAGTTCGCCCAGATCGACGGAGTCGGCCTCCTGGTGTACGGCCGGGACCGGCTGCTGAGCGAGGCCGAGCGGTACGACATGGGCTGGTTCACGGCCTGTCTGTGCACCCCGCTGCTCGGCGAGGACCTCGCCGCCCGCCTGCCCCGCTACCGCCCCGGCGACCCGCTGCTCGCCCGGGAGACCAACGGCGACCTGGCGCGGCTCCTCCCCCGGTGGCGCGAGCGGATCGCTGCGGCCGAGGCCGCCGACGGCACCGAGGAGGCCCTCAGGCCCCTGGTGCGCTTCATGTCACGCCATCTCGTCCGGACGGGGTTCACCCTGGTCATGGGCCGCTGGCAGGGCTGGACCAGCGACCTCCACGAGATGGCCGCCGCCTTCGGCACGTACCACCCCGACCGGGCCGCGCACATGGCCGCGGCGGCCGCGCACGGCTACGACCCGGTCGGCGACCGGGCTCTCCTGCGCTTCTGCACCGACGACCTGGGCCCCTGGCTGGCCGCGGAGTACGCGCGCGTGCACGGCGTCAAGGCGCCCCGGCCGTGA
- a CDS encoding NUDIX hydrolase — protein MTRAGETAHGTRTDRAGAEDRTAGRVPGGPVALSTEGLPEWLDPVVRVVGTVQPVQLSRFLPPEDGAGRQSAVLVLFGEGARGPELLLMERASSLRSHAGQPSFPGGALDPEDGDPQGDGPLRAALREAEEETGLDPDGVQLFGVLPRLYIPVSGFVVTPVLGWWRAPSPVAVVDPAETARVFTVPVADLTNPGNRATAVHPSGHRGPAFLVESALVWGFTAGIIDRLLHYAGWETPWDREKQVPLDWRS, from the coding sequence ATGACGCGGGCGGGCGAGACGGCGCACGGGACCCGGACGGACCGGGCCGGCGCGGAGGACCGGACGGCCGGCCGGGTGCCGGGCGGCCCGGTGGCGCTGAGCACGGAGGGGCTGCCCGAGTGGTTGGACCCCGTCGTGCGGGTCGTCGGGACGGTCCAGCCCGTCCAGCTGAGCCGCTTCCTGCCGCCGGAGGACGGCGCGGGACGCCAGTCCGCCGTCCTCGTGCTGTTCGGCGAGGGGGCCCGCGGGCCCGAACTGCTGCTCATGGAGCGGGCGAGTTCGCTGCGTTCGCACGCCGGGCAGCCGTCCTTCCCGGGCGGGGCGCTCGATCCCGAGGACGGCGATCCGCAGGGCGACGGCCCGCTGCGGGCCGCGCTGCGCGAGGCCGAGGAGGAGACCGGACTCGACCCGGACGGCGTCCAGTTGTTCGGTGTGCTGCCCCGGCTCTACATCCCGGTCAGCGGGTTCGTCGTGACGCCCGTGCTCGGCTGGTGGCGCGCGCCCAGCCCGGTGGCCGTCGTCGACCCGGCGGAGACCGCCCGGGTCTTCACGGTCCCCGTGGCGGATCTCACCAACCCCGGCAACCGCGCCACGGCCGTGCACCCCAGCGGTCACCGAGGCCCGGCATTCCTGGTCGAATCGGCCCTCGTGTGGGGCTTCACGGCCGGAATCATCGACCGGCTGCTGCACTACGCGGGCTGGGAGACGCCCTGGGACCGCGAGAAGCAGGTCCCGCTCGACTGGCGGTCATGA
- a CDS encoding ArsA family ATPase, with translation MSRLQVVSGKGGTGKTTVAAALALALATKGKRTLLVEVEGRQGIAQLFETEALPYEERKIAVAPGGGEVYALAIDAELALLDYLQMFYKLGSAGRALKKLGAVDFATTVAPGVRDVLLTGKACEAVRRKDRAGRFVYDYVVMDAPPTGRITRFLNVNDEVAGLARIGPIHNQAQAVMRVLKSAETAVHLVTLLEEMPVQETADGIAELRAARLPVGRVVVNMVRPQVLDAAGLELVRSVPRTALARSLSSAGLGGARRGGNAERLVDPLLAQAHEYAERYALEQEQRSVLGELDLPLHELPLLAEGMDLAGLYELARELRKQGMS, from the coding sequence GTGAGCAGGCTCCAGGTCGTCAGCGGCAAGGGCGGGACCGGCAAGACCACGGTCGCCGCGGCTCTCGCGCTGGCCCTGGCCACGAAGGGGAAGCGGACGCTCCTCGTCGAGGTCGAGGGTCGCCAGGGCATCGCACAGCTCTTCGAAACGGAGGCGCTGCCCTATGAGGAACGCAAGATCGCGGTCGCACCGGGCGGCGGGGAGGTGTACGCGCTCGCCATAGACGCGGAACTGGCCCTGCTGGACTACCTCCAGATGTTCTACAAGCTGGGCAGCGCCGGCCGGGCCCTGAAGAAGCTCGGCGCCGTCGACTTCGCCACCACCGTCGCACCGGGCGTCCGGGACGTCCTGCTGACCGGCAAGGCGTGCGAGGCGGTGCGGCGCAAGGACCGGGCCGGACGGTTCGTCTACGACTACGTGGTCATGGACGCGCCCCCGACCGGCCGCATCACCCGCTTCCTCAACGTCAACGACGAGGTGGCCGGGCTCGCCAGGATCGGCCCGATACACAATCAGGCGCAGGCCGTGATGCGGGTGCTGAAGTCCGCCGAGACGGCCGTGCACCTGGTGACGCTGCTGGAGGAGATGCCCGTCCAGGAGACCGCGGACGGCATCGCCGAACTGCGCGCCGCCCGGCTGCCGGTGGGCCGCGTCGTCGTGAACATGGTGCGCCCCCAGGTGTTGGACGCCGCCGGCCTGGAACTCGTACGGAGCGTGCCGCGGACCGCGCTCGCCCGCTCGCTGTCCTCCGCCGGGCTCGGCGGCGCACGGCGCGGCGGGAACGCCGAGCGGCTGGTGGACCCGCTGCTCGCGCAGGCGCACGAGTACGCCGAGCGGTACGCACTGGAGCAGGAGCAGCGCTCGGTCCTCGGCGAGCTGGACCTGCCGCTGCACGAACTGCCGCTGCTCGCCGAGGGCATGGATCTGGCGGGCCTGTACGAACTGGCGAGAGAGCTGCGGAAGCAGGGGATGTCATGA
- a CDS encoding Crp/Fnr family transcriptional regulator → MDDVLRRNPLFAALDDEQAAELRASMTEVTLARGDSLFHEGDPGDRLYVVTEGKVKLHRTSPDGRENMLAVVGPGELIGELSLFDPGPRTATATALTEVKLLALGHGDLQPWLNVRPEVAGALLRAVARRLRKTNDQMSDLVFSDVPGRVARALLDLSRRFGVQSEEGIHVVHDLTQEELAQLVGASRETVNKALADFAQRGWLRLEARAVILLDVERLAKRSR, encoded by the coding sequence GTGGACGACGTTCTGCGGCGCAATCCGCTCTTCGCGGCGCTCGACGACGAGCAGGCCGCGGAGCTTCGCGCCTCCATGACGGAGGTGACGCTCGCACGTGGCGACTCGCTGTTCCACGAGGGCGACCCGGGCGACCGCCTCTATGTGGTCACCGAGGGCAAGGTCAAGCTGCACCGCACGTCCCCGGACGGCCGCGAGAACATGCTGGCCGTCGTGGGCCCCGGTGAGCTGATCGGCGAGCTGTCGCTCTTCGACCCGGGCCCGCGCACCGCGACGGCGACCGCGCTGACCGAGGTCAAGCTGCTCGCCCTGGGCCACGGCGACCTCCAGCCCTGGCTGAACGTACGGCCGGAGGTGGCCGGAGCGCTGCTGCGCGCCGTCGCCCGTCGGCTGCGCAAGACCAACGACCAGATGTCCGACCTGGTCTTCTCCGATGTGCCGGGCCGGGTCGCCCGCGCCCTGCTGGACCTCTCCCGCCGCTTCGGCGTGCAGTCCGAGGAGGGCATCCACGTCGTCCACGACCTGACGCAGGAGGAGCTGGCCCAGCTGGTCGGCGCGTCCCGCGAGACGGTCAACAAGGCCCTGGCCGACTTCGCCCAGCGCGGCTGGCTCCGCCTGGAGGCGCGCGCGGTGATCCTGCTCGACGTGGAACGGCTGGCCAAGAGGTCCCGCTGA
- a CDS encoding alpha/beta fold hydrolase, giving the protein MTDPATPSAQPTSVVRADVPGARKVTHRDVAANGARFHIAETGDGPLVLLLHGFPQFWWTWRHQLTALADAGFRAVAMDLRGVGGSDRTPRGYDPANLALDVTGVIRSLGEPDAALVGHDLGGYLAWTAAAMRPKLVRRLAVSSMPHPRRWRSSMLSDARQTAASSYIWGFQRPWIPERQLTADDGALVARLVQDWSGPRLPDDEALETYRRAMCIPSTAHCSVEPYRWLVRSLARPDGIQFYRRMKRPVLVPTLHLHGSLDPVQRTRSAAGSGEYVEAPYRWRLFDGLGHFPHEEDPVAFSTELVNWLKDPEPDR; this is encoded by the coding sequence ATGACGGACCCCGCCACTCCTTCGGCGCAACCGACCTCGGTCGTACGGGCCGACGTGCCCGGCGCCCGGAAGGTGACACACCGGGATGTCGCCGCCAACGGCGCGCGTTTCCACATCGCCGAGACGGGCGACGGGCCGCTGGTGCTGCTGCTGCACGGGTTCCCGCAGTTCTGGTGGACCTGGCGGCACCAGCTCACCGCGCTCGCCGACGCGGGCTTCCGGGCCGTGGCGATGGACCTGCGCGGCGTCGGCGGCAGCGACCGCACACCGCGCGGCTACGACCCCGCCAACCTCGCCCTCGACGTCACCGGCGTGATCCGCTCCCTGGGCGAGCCGGACGCGGCCCTGGTCGGCCACGACCTGGGCGGCTATCTGGCGTGGACGGCGGCGGCGATGCGCCCCAAGCTGGTCCGGCGGCTCGCGGTCTCCTCGATGCCGCACCCCCGCCGCTGGCGCTCGTCGATGCTCTCCGACGCCCGGCAGACCGCGGCGAGTTCCTACATCTGGGGCTTCCAGCGGCCGTGGATCCCCGAGCGGCAGCTCACCGCCGACGACGGCGCGCTGGTGGCCCGGCTGGTCCAGGACTGGTCGGGCCCGCGGCTGCCGGACGACGAGGCGCTGGAGACGTACCGCAGGGCGATGTGCATCCCCTCCACGGCGCACTGCTCCGTGGAGCCGTACCGCTGGCTGGTGCGCTCCCTGGCCCGGCCGGACGGCATCCAGTTCTACCGCCGGATGAAGCGCCCGGTGCTCGTGCCGACCCTGCATCTGCACGGTTCCCTCGACCCGGTGCAGCGCACCCGCAGCGCCGCCGGTTCCGGCGAGTACGTCGAGGCGCCCTACCGCTGGCGCCTGTTCGACGGTCTCGGGCACTTCCCGCACGAGGAGGACCCGGTGGCCTTCTCGACCGAACTGGTCAACTGGCTGAAGGATCCCGAACCGGACCGGTGA
- a CDS encoding RidA family protein, which produces MSAVEARLAELGLTLPEVVPPLAAYQPAVQSGPYVYTAGQLPMVDGKLPVTGKVGLEVTAEEAKDLARTCALNALAAVKSVAGDLDRIARVVKVVGFVASAADFTGQPGVVNGASELLGEVLGDKGVHARSAVGVAVLPLDAPVEVEIQVELAP; this is translated from the coding sequence ATGAGCGCGGTCGAGGCCAGGCTGGCCGAGCTGGGTCTGACGCTGCCGGAGGTCGTGCCGCCGCTGGCCGCCTACCAGCCGGCCGTGCAGTCCGGTCCGTACGTCTACACCGCCGGCCAGCTGCCGATGGTGGACGGCAAGCTCCCGGTCACCGGCAAGGTGGGCCTCGAGGTCACGGCCGAGGAGGCCAAGGACCTGGCCCGCACCTGCGCGCTGAACGCGCTCGCCGCCGTCAAGTCCGTCGCGGGCGACCTGGACCGCATCGCGCGCGTGGTGAAGGTCGTGGGCTTCGTCGCCTCGGCCGCCGACTTCACCGGGCAGCCCGGTGTCGTCAACGGCGCCAGCGAGCTGCTGGGCGAGGTCCTGGGCGACAAGGGCGTGCACGCGCGCAGCGCGGTCGGCGTGGCGGTACTGCCGCTGGACGCGCCCGTGGAGGTGGAGATCCAGGTCGAGCTGGCTCCCTGA
- a CDS encoding DUF4177 domain-containing protein, producing the protein MTKWEYATVPLLVHATKQILDNWGEDGWELVQVVPGPNPEQLVAYLKREKQA; encoded by the coding sequence ATGACCAAGTGGGAATACGCAACCGTGCCGCTGCTCGTCCACGCCACGAAGCAGATCCTGGACAACTGGGGCGAGGACGGCTGGGAGCTCGTCCAGGTCGTGCCCGGCCCGAACCCGGAGCAGCTGGTGGCCTACCTGAAGCGGGAGAAGCAGGCATGA
- a CDS encoding ArsA family ATPase has translation MSPDPAPAGGPEAPSGPSHEGARRLAHTRVLDVDPLIDDPGTRIVVCCGAGGVGKTTTAAALGLRAAERGRKVVVLTIDPARRLAQSMGIDSLDNVPRRVKGTDGDGELHAMMLDMKRTFDEVVEAHADPERAAAILANPFYQSLSAGFAGTQEYMAMEKLGQLRARDEWDLIVVDTPPSRSALDFLDAPKRLGSFLDGRLIRLLTAPAKLGGRAGMKFLNVGMSMMTGTLGKLLGGQLLKDVQTFVAAMDTTFGGFRTRADATYKLLQAPGTAFLVVAAPERDALREAAYFVERLAAERMPLAGLVLNRVHGSGAGKLSAERALAAAENLEEPRIVDQGDGKAGLRNSPDTYGSSDSPSSDLPDSGAPGSGSSDPETEHTDSTDPADPAGPDDAADPANSSDPADGLVDPAGPADPSDPVDQVAAGLLRLHAERMQVLAREQRTRDRFAARHPEVAVAEVAALPGDVHDLTGLRDIGDRLADNRRELPEPGA, from the coding sequence ATGAGCCCGGACCCGGCCCCCGCGGGGGGACCCGAAGCGCCCTCAGGACCGTCGCATGAGGGCGCCCGCCGTCTCGCGCACACACGCGTGCTGGACGTCGACCCGCTGATCGACGACCCGGGGACGCGGATCGTGGTGTGCTGCGGCGCGGGCGGGGTCGGCAAGACGACGACGGCTGCGGCCCTCGGACTGCGGGCGGCCGAGCGGGGTCGCAAGGTGGTCGTCCTGACGATCGACCCGGCCCGCCGGCTCGCCCAGTCGATGGGCATCGACTCCCTCGACAACGTCCCGCGCCGGGTCAAGGGCACCGACGGCGACGGCGAACTGCACGCCATGATGCTCGACATGAAGCGCACCTTCGACGAGGTCGTCGAGGCGCACGCGGATCCCGAGCGGGCGGCGGCGATCCTGGCCAACCCCTTCTACCAGTCGCTCTCGGCGGGCTTCGCGGGCACGCAGGAGTACATGGCGATGGAGAAGCTGGGGCAGCTGCGGGCGCGCGACGAGTGGGACCTCATCGTCGTCGACACCCCGCCCTCGCGCTCCGCGCTGGACTTCCTGGACGCGCCCAAGCGGCTCGGCTCCTTCCTGGACGGGCGGCTGATCCGGCTCCTGACGGCCCCGGCCAAGCTGGGCGGGCGCGCCGGGATGAAGTTCCTGAACGTCGGCATGTCGATGATGACCGGCACGCTGGGCAAGCTGCTGGGCGGCCAGCTCCTCAAGGACGTCCAGACCTTCGTGGCCGCGATGGACACCACCTTCGGCGGCTTCCGTACGCGCGCCGACGCCACGTACAAACTGCTCCAGGCGCCGGGGACGGCGTTCCTGGTGGTCGCGGCCCCGGAGCGGGACGCCCTGCGAGAGGCCGCGTACTTCGTGGAGCGGCTGGCCGCGGAGCGGATGCCGCTGGCCGGTCTGGTCCTCAACCGGGTGCACGGCAGCGGGGCCGGGAAGCTGTCGGCCGAGCGGGCGCTCGCCGCGGCGGAAAATCTTGAGGAGCCCCGCATTGTGGATCAGGGGGACGGGAAAGCTGGTCTTCGTAACTCTCCCGACACGTACGGAAGTTCAGACTCCCCCAGTTCTGACCTCCCGGACTCCGGCGCCCCGGGCTCCGGTTCTTCCGACCCCGAGACCGAGCACACGGATTCCACCGATCCAGCCGATCCCGCCGGCCCCGACGACGCGGCCGACCCGGCAAACTCCTCGGACCCGGCGGACGGCCTCGTGGATCCCGCGGGCCCCGCGGATCCCTCGGACCCCGTGGACCAGGTTGCCGCGGGTCTGCTGCGGCTGCACGCCGAGCGTATGCAGGTGCTCGCGCGCGAGCAGCGCACGCGCGACCGCTTCGCCGCCCGGCATCCCGAGGTCGCGGTGGCGGAGGTGGCCGCGCTCCCCGGCGATGTGCACGACCTCACGGGACTGCGGGACATCGGGGACCGGCTCGCGGACAACCGCCGCGAACTGCCCGAGCCGGGCGCCTGA
- the nth gene encoding endonuclease III, which produces MTRAAKKTSEKPGKPEKPAKKAATGKKAAPAKKAAPARTSKTSRTSAGTSAGKSAASGSAAVKKAVPPKKVAVAPEKATAAVGKASSVRTVAPKSRKNESHTALVRRARRIDRELAEVYPYAHPELDFENPFQLLVATVLSAQTTDLRVNQTTPALFAKYPTPEDLAAADPEEVEGILRPTGFFRAKTRSVMGLSRALAEEFGGEVPGRLEDLVKLPGVGRKTAFVVLGNAFGRPGITVDTHFQRLVRRWQWTEETEPDKIEAAVGALFPKSEWTMLSHHVIFHGRRICHARKPACGACPIAPLCPAYGEGETDPEKAKKLLKYEKGGFPGQRLKPPQSYLDAGGRPAPPLAAG; this is translated from the coding sequence GTGACAAGAGCGGCCAAGAAGACCTCCGAGAAGCCCGGAAAGCCCGAGAAGCCCGCGAAGAAGGCTGCCACCGGGAAGAAGGCTGCACCCGCGAAGAAGGCTGCACCCGCTAGGACGTCCAAGACGTCCAGGACCTCCGCGGGCACGTCCGCAGGCAAGTCCGCGGCGAGCGGATCCGCCGCCGTGAAGAAGGCCGTGCCCCCGAAGAAGGTGGCCGTCGCCCCGGAGAAGGCCACCGCCGCAGTGGGGAAGGCGTCGTCCGTGCGGACGGTCGCCCCGAAGTCACGGAAGAACGAGTCGCACACCGCCCTGGTCCGCCGGGCCCGCCGCATCGACCGCGAGCTGGCCGAGGTGTATCCGTACGCCCACCCCGAGCTGGACTTCGAGAACCCCTTCCAGCTCCTGGTCGCCACCGTCCTGTCGGCGCAGACCACCGACCTGCGGGTCAACCAGACGACACCGGCGCTGTTCGCGAAGTACCCGACCCCCGAGGACCTGGCCGCCGCCGACCCGGAGGAGGTCGAGGGCATCCTCAGGCCCACCGGGTTCTTCCGCGCGAAGACCAGGTCGGTCATGGGTCTTTCCAGGGCCCTGGCGGAGGAGTTCGGCGGGGAGGTCCCGGGCCGTCTAGAGGACCTGGTGAAGCTGCCCGGCGTCGGCCGCAAGACCGCCTTCGTCGTCCTCGGCAACGCCTTCGGGCGCCCCGGCATCACCGTGGACACCCACTTCCAGCGGCTGGTGCGGCGCTGGCAGTGGACCGAGGAGACCGAGCCGGACAAGATCGAGGCGGCCGTCGGAGCGCTCTTCCCCAAGAGCGAGTGGACGATGCTCTCGCATCATGTGATCTTCCACGGCCGCCGTATCTGCCACGCCCGCAAGCCCGCCTGCGGGGCCTGCCCGATCGCTCCGCTCTGCCCGGCGTACGGGGAAGGGGAGACCGACCCGGAGAAGGCGAAGAAGCTGCTGAAGTACGAGAAGGGCGGCTTCCCCGGTCAGCGCCTCAAGCCGCCGCAGTCCTACCTGGACGCGGGCGGCAGGCCGGCACCGCCGCTGGCGGCCGGATGA